TTTGAGCGAACAGTTCGGTCTGTTCCAATGATACGTCTGTGGCTATGGCGGTTGATTCACGTGAATTGGCGATGTTGCAGCGCCGCAGCTCAATTACCAGGTTGACCACGTGACTGGAAATGAAAATGTGTCGCTTGCTCTTTGATCAGCTCGCACTCGGATGCAAGTATGGAAAAATTCATtcactcatttctccacacctgattataaatcacacttgtatctgcttggaataatcatggcgaagagaatgcagcaaacaatcgtgaTATTgcacgatgatttttttttcactatccGACCATCTACAATCGGAACTGAGAGTgaacgtaaaaaaaacaaagaatggaaaacaacattcgatGCATGAAtgctcctttggaaggatcgctcgaaacaaaataacgattgATTCAAAATAGGCTCAATCTGCGTtcatgtattattttattttccctgCTACTCTCTTCCTTGTTAGCATTCAAGCCTTGTATCTCCATCAGCATtatatatcagccattccatgccaaaaccATATagcggttttcagattttcgtggaagtttggttctttatcacaaaatatcagacccgtatttttttaattttttcataagggTGTCCATTTcaatttagggtggtccgaaaaatctaatttttccccttttttagaaaaatgacttttttcaaaaattcatatcttttgaactactaaatcgattcggatgattgacatatcaaattaaagccagttagccggtcttttttgaaaaatacagctgcaaaaataatgaattgtaTCTTCGTatgattattgattatatttggttttatagttttcatggtctcgggatcaagggcgctgtatttttttatatttttttcttaaaagctgaggaaatttcacataatatattcaaaaatcagagatgtgttctttttcgtttttgaattatgatttctcAAAGCTAATCGATagtaaaataaatcagtttcctccttttttccaaaaatgacgttttcaaaaaatcataacttttgaactactgaaccgattcagataatcgacatattaaattaaattcaatgagctagttctctttgaaaaaatatcacgtttgtagaaaaatgaaattctatTCACACAGAGGAATATCGAACGAggactaaaaacatgttaatttaaaaaaatcataactccaaaacgaaaaagaatatatctctgatttttggatgttttgtaaaaaatattaaaaatatagcgcccttggtcccgaaaccatgtaaactataaaaaaacaggttcaatcaataatcacgaacacaaatccatttttttttttgcaagtgtcatTGCAGCACCCCTTTACAAATAGATTTAATGAGATAATCTAACCAGAATATAGGGAAGAATCCAATAAGGATTCTCAAATAAGAATGTCAGAATCTGAAACGTCTAAAACTGAAACGTGCATTTTAtcaaatattttacataaaataataactagGAATTTACTATGGAATGCAGTATATAATATTCCTATATTACGTACTGTTTTCTTCAACGTATTTCAATAGACAACGGAAATTGtctcaaaagaaataaaatagaaTGGAAATTGACTAATAACGGAACAAATAGATCATTGTATATGATTTCAATCGTTTATTTTATCTGAGCATCAATTCAGGTAATACATTATAAATATATAGTAATGTTTTAGGTAACTAAGCTAAAGATTTATATTAGCTTGCAATCCGATGTCATTGCTCAACATTTCAGCAACTTTAGGAAGTAGATCTGAGTTGAGTTTCAACACAAGCAAATTTTCCACTGAATTTTCACTTAATCTAATCGCGTTCGATGGTCTGTGAGGATTAGTTTTAGGCCACTAAAAGCCCTCTCAACAGATACCTGAGTAGAAGGGGCTGCTAAAACTACCATCGCTAAACGGTACAGTATCGGTGAAGTTATTTTCTGCGATTCCCAATACTTAAGTAAATCGAATTGAGCATTTGGATCAGCATGTATTGTGGACTGAATTATTGGTACACTCTCCCGTATTTCCAGTTCTTTGATTTGAGAAAGTACTGATTCGTCGATAGAGTGTGATAGTCCCATCGGAATATTCTCTTCTTCAAAAAATGACGAGATATATACATATCCAAATCGTCCTGCGGCTCACTAGCTGGagtctgctctgttcttatacCTTCGATGTCATTGAGTCGATGACGCAAGTTGAGGAGAAATGTTTGTGAAATTAGGAAGCTAATACATTTTAACTTTTTTCTTATCAAATAATCGTTATTCATCAAATGACGAAAACAATTCTTACCTGAACTTTCGCTTTGTCCTCCGTAGATATATACATGCATGcttctttttttatcccatttatttatttaaggctcattagcattttagctgtaacagagccgaattttaatcgtgtacatgtcacatggctatcatatatctataattagcacattacacagttgccatttttcggcgctagagtcccttctataccatcgcATATGatacatatttacacagtagccatttaggcgtaagagtttttccttctgttcatacattatccagttagaccggacagcggagacagttgtttgatcattgttgagttatttatagaacagcagtccgatgtgtcttgcagagcagagcagttgcatggatgaatcgatcttatttcgaccgtggatcgatctccatcgctgatgattgttgcgtggacgtagttattctgtaacaacacaaagatggtcaatgagggtcctgagttttgaactcacgatcgatcgcttactaagcgaacgcgcaaccaatgtggctacggagaccccctatgcATGCTTTGAACTGCAATGTACTAACCAGTTTTTGAGCTCGTGTTTTGAAAGTCTCTAACAATTGTACGGCGAGCTCGTTGGCTTTTAATTTATCCAGGTTTGCTTGGCACTGTAGCCAATACGTGTAAAATTCAGACAATGCACAATGTACTTTTTGCAGTTTAAGCGTAAGTATGAAAGCAGGTTCAAAGGCTTCACAAAACTTCTCGATGAATGGCCAGTGTTGagtaagatctacaaaatgaaaatggtatacaaaatgaaaatatttggaaataatACGATTTCACCTGTTTCGGGAAAACTTGTcttcaacaaattgaaaaattgccgTTGTTTAAGTAGGGATACCACCATTAGATACTTTCCATTCCATCTTGTATCATTGGCGATAGGAGGTAGATGAGCATCGTGAGTTTTGAAACATTTATGATATTTACGGTTTCGCAGCTTTACAACTATGCCTTGGATCTTCGCGATACGTTCCTTGTATGGACGTATGAGCCAATTGAGCCGTGTGCGCCGCACATCGCGTACTATAAAGTATTCCCTCGAATTCATAGTCGTCGTTTTCTTCGCCTGGTGCAACAAATCGTGTCTCTTCTcggtttttatcaaaaaaagtcacaggagggttgtgtccaagacacgaccgcatagttgacgtaggattccgttaggttatctgctgcatgctgattttggatatgtttgaagaattacattgttaaactcttcaataatgatttgggtccgttttgtctggttgttaggtattgtttgttcacttcaccagtgtccataaccgagagataatgatagaaggatggtgattagtcattagatggtgcgtatcacgtaccaaagccgccctctgtggtcctggacgagatggctcctgtgttatgtatggatgaaataaagaaaaaaaagctcatcaaagcaatataagataattatcattatcgaacacaatttttctcacccgaaaaaaagtgttactattgtatatagaaaatatatttgaaatggaaaaataatttcattcatatttttttatt
The Toxorhynchites rutilus septentrionalis strain SRP chromosome 2, ASM2978413v1, whole genome shotgun sequence genome window above contains:
- the LOC129765794 gene encoding uncharacterized protein LOC129765794 codes for the protein MNSREYFIVRDVRRTRLNWLIRPYKERIAKIQGIVVKLRNRKYHKCFKTHDAHLPPIANDTRWNGKYLMVVSLLKQRQFFNLLKTSFPETDLTQHWPFIEKFCEAFEPAFILTLKLQKVHCALSEFYTYWLQCQANLDKLKANELAVQLLETFKTRAQKLNNYVHATIISDGDRSTVEIRSIHPCNCSALQDTSDCCSINNSTMIKQLSPLSGLTG